One Kitasatospora sp. NBC_01266 genomic window carries:
- a CDS encoding alpha/beta fold hydrolase codes for MTISHRRLGAGEHKVIVLHDWFGTTAGWGPFLDYLDKSAFGYAFLDYRGYGDRVDEPGDYTLAEIAADTLALADELGWERFSLVGHSMGGKAAQRVLLEAPHRVRKLAGITPVPAAAYQLDEEGHELFHAAAQNFTARRMILDLATGQRSNPVWLDRMVARSTATSRTDAFHTYMTDWTTQDFAAKLAGLELPVKVFIGEHDLALTAETFRAGWQPLYPNAELEVLPASGHYPMYETPVAFASALEAFLRA; via the coding sequence ATGACGATCAGTCACCGCCGCCTGGGCGCCGGCGAGCACAAGGTCATCGTCCTGCACGACTGGTTCGGCACTACGGCGGGCTGGGGCCCGTTCCTCGACTACCTGGACAAGTCCGCGTTCGGCTACGCCTTCCTGGACTACCGCGGCTACGGCGACCGGGTCGACGAGCCCGGCGACTACACGCTGGCCGAGATCGCGGCCGACACCCTGGCCCTGGCCGACGAGCTGGGCTGGGAGCGGTTCTCGCTGGTCGGCCACTCGATGGGCGGCAAGGCGGCGCAGCGGGTGCTGCTGGAGGCACCGCACCGGGTGCGCAAGCTGGCCGGCATCACGCCGGTGCCGGCCGCGGCCTACCAGCTGGACGAGGAGGGCCACGAGCTGTTCCACGCCGCCGCGCAGAACTTCACCGCCCGCCGGATGATCCTGGACCTGGCCACCGGGCAGCGCTCCAACCCGGTCTGGCTGGACCGGATGGTGGCCCGCTCCACCGCCACCAGCCGCACCGACGCCTTCCACACCTACATGACCGACTGGACCACCCAGGACTTCGCCGCCAAGCTCGCCGGACTCGAACTGCCGGTCAAGGTCTTCATCGGCGAGCACGACCTGGCGCTCACCGCGGAGACCTTCCGGGCCGGCTGGCAGCCGCTCTACCCGAACGCCGAGCTGGAGGTGCTGCCGGCCAGCGGGCACTACCCGATGTACGAGACGCCGGTCGCCTTCGCCAGCGCGCTGGAGGCGTTCCTGCGGGCCTGA
- a CDS encoding Ppx/GppA phosphatase family protein, with amino-acid sequence MRLGVLDVGSNTVHFLVVDAHPGAAPLPAYSHKAELRLAELLDERGAIRTDGVHRLIDHIASSLRVAEDKGVVDLLPFATSAVREAANGEEVLRQVEEKTGVELTVLSGQDEARLTFLAVRRWFGWSSGRLLDLDIGGGSLEIACGIDEQPDTAVSLPLGAGRLTAGWLPGDVADPDAVRELRRHIRAEIAGVVAEVARLGPPDHAVATSKTFKQLARMTGAAPEVAGPRVPRKLSRSGLAAWLPRLAAMTTAERAKIPGVSEGRARQLLAGALVADAAMDLFGLEELDICPWALREGIILRRLDSMVQPGGTPIPARSA; translated from the coding sequence ATGCGACTCGGTGTGCTCGACGTAGGTTCCAACACCGTCCACTTCCTCGTGGTGGACGCTCACCCCGGTGCCGCCCCGCTGCCCGCGTACTCGCACAAGGCGGAGCTGCGGCTGGCGGAACTGCTCGACGAGCGCGGGGCGATCCGGACGGACGGCGTCCACCGGCTGATCGACCACATCGCCTCCTCGCTGCGGGTCGCCGAGGACAAGGGCGTGGTCGACCTGCTGCCGTTCGCCACCTCGGCGGTGCGCGAGGCGGCCAACGGCGAGGAGGTGCTGCGCCAGGTCGAGGAGAAGACCGGGGTGGAGCTGACCGTGCTCTCCGGGCAGGACGAGGCGCGGCTGACCTTCCTCGCGGTGCGCCGCTGGTTCGGCTGGTCCTCCGGGCGGCTGCTCGACCTGGACATCGGCGGCGGCTCGCTGGAGATCGCCTGCGGGATCGACGAGCAGCCGGACACCGCCGTCTCGCTGCCGCTGGGCGCGGGCCGGCTGACCGCCGGCTGGCTGCCGGGCGACGTGGCCGACCCCGACGCGGTGCGCGAGCTGCGCCGGCACATCCGGGCGGAGATCGCCGGGGTGGTCGCCGAGGTGGCCAGACTCGGGCCGCCGGACCATGCGGTGGCCACCTCCAAGACCTTCAAGCAGCTGGCCCGGATGACCGGCGCCGCGCCCGAGGTCGCCGGTCCGCGAGTGCCGCGCAAGCTCAGCCGCAGCGGCCTGGCCGCCTGGCTGCCCAGGCTCGCCGCGATGACGACGGCCGAGCGGGCCAAGATCCCCGGGGTCTCCGAGGGCCGGGCCCGCCAGCTGCTGGCCGGGGCACTGGTGGCGGACGCGGCGATGGACCTGTTCGGCCTGGAGGAGCTGGACATCTGCCCCTGGGCGCTGCGCGAGGGCATCATCCTGCGCCGACTGGACAGCATGGTCCAGCCCGGTGGCACGCCGATCCCGGCGCGCTCCGCATAA
- a CDS encoding NADH-quinone oxidoreductase subunit D: MRETTVGIGAGAENTATDMVLNIGPQHPATHGVLRLKLVLEGERIVSAEPIIGYMHRGAEKLFEARDYRQIIMLANRHDWLSAFANELGVVLAVERMLGMEVPERAVWTRTLLAELNRVLNHLMFIGSYPLELGGITPVFYAFHSREELQQVLEEASGGRMHYMFNRVGGLKEDLPAGWLGRVRAAIAAVRAQLPVYQDLVLGNEIFRARTAGVGVLAPEHVHAYGITGPIARASGVDFDLRRDQPYLAYGELQDVLRVVLREEGDCLARFECLVEQAGNSLDLADACLDRLERLPAGPVNLRLPKVLKAPEGETYAWTENPLGVNGYYLVSRGDKTPWRLKLRSASFNNIQALTELLPGTLVADMVAILGSMFFVVGDIDK; encoded by the coding sequence TTGAGGGAGACCACGGTCGGCATCGGTGCCGGTGCCGAGAACACCGCGACCGACATGGTGCTGAACATCGGCCCGCAGCACCCGGCCACCCACGGCGTGCTCCGCCTCAAGCTGGTGCTGGAGGGCGAGCGGATCGTCTCGGCCGAGCCGATCATCGGCTACATGCACCGCGGCGCCGAGAAGCTCTTCGAGGCCCGGGACTACCGGCAGATCATCATGCTGGCCAACCGGCACGACTGGCTCTCCGCCTTCGCCAACGAGCTGGGCGTGGTGCTCGCCGTCGAGCGGATGCTCGGCATGGAGGTCCCCGAGCGCGCGGTGTGGACCCGCACCCTGCTCGCCGAGCTCAACCGGGTGCTCAACCACCTGATGTTCATCGGCTCCTACCCGCTGGAGCTGGGCGGCATCACCCCCGTCTTCTACGCCTTCCACAGCCGCGAGGAGCTCCAGCAGGTGCTGGAGGAGGCCAGCGGCGGGCGGATGCACTACATGTTCAACCGGGTCGGCGGCCTCAAGGAGGACCTGCCGGCCGGCTGGCTCGGCCGGGTCCGGGCGGCGATCGCCGCCGTCCGCGCCCAGCTGCCGGTCTACCAGGACCTGGTGCTCGGCAACGAGATCTTCCGGGCCAGGACGGCGGGCGTCGGGGTACTGGCCCCCGAGCACGTGCACGCCTACGGCATCACCGGGCCGATCGCGCGGGCCAGCGGCGTCGACTTCGACCTGCGCCGCGACCAGCCCTACCTGGCCTACGGCGAACTCCAGGACGTGCTGCGCGTGGTGCTGCGCGAGGAGGGCGACTGCCTGGCCCGGTTCGAGTGCCTGGTGGAGCAGGCCGGCAACTCGCTCGACCTGGCCGACGCCTGCCTGGACCGGCTGGAGCGGCTGCCGGCCGGGCCGGTCAACCTGCGGCTGCCCAAGGTGCTCAAGGCGCCCGAGGGCGAGACCTACGCGTGGACCGAGAACCCGCTCGGCGTCAACGGCTACTACCTGGTCTCGCGCGGCGACAAGACGCCGTGGCGGCTCAAGCTCCGCTCGGCGTCCTTCAACAACATCCAGGCGCTGACCGAGCTGCTGCCCGGCACCCTGGTGGCCGACATGGTCGCGATCCTGGGGTCGATGTTCTTCGTGGTCGGCGACATCGACAAGTAG
- a CDS encoding sugar phosphate isomerase/epimerase family protein — protein MHIPETKIALSTASVYPDNTAIAFELAARLGYDGVEVMVWNDPVSQDLDALRALSEQYRMPILAVHAPCLLITQRVWTTDPWTKLKRARAAAETLGADTVVVHPPFRWQRGYARDFVRGIDRMAGETAVRFAVENMYPWRYKDREVLAYAPGWDVTEEAYRHFTVDLSHVATSRIDAFAMVDRMGDRLAHVHLADGTGSGKDEHLIPGRGKQPCAELLERLARTGFDGHVVLEVNTRRSGSPAEREADLAEALAFTRLHLATGSRVP, from the coding sequence CTGCACATCCCGGAGACCAAGATCGCGCTCTCCACCGCCTCGGTCTACCCCGACAACACCGCGATCGCCTTCGAGCTGGCCGCCCGGCTCGGCTACGACGGCGTGGAGGTGATGGTCTGGAACGACCCGGTCAGCCAGGACCTGGACGCGCTGCGGGCACTCTCCGAGCAGTACCGGATGCCGATCCTGGCGGTGCACGCGCCCTGCCTGCTGATCACCCAGCGGGTCTGGACCACCGACCCGTGGACCAAGCTCAAGCGGGCCAGGGCGGCGGCCGAGACCCTGGGCGCGGACACCGTGGTGGTGCACCCGCCGTTCCGCTGGCAGCGCGGCTACGCCCGCGACTTCGTCCGGGGCATCGACCGGATGGCGGGCGAGACGGCGGTGCGGTTCGCGGTGGAGAACATGTACCCGTGGCGCTACAAGGACCGCGAGGTGCTCGCCTACGCCCCCGGCTGGGACGTCACCGAGGAGGCCTACCGGCACTTCACCGTGGACCTCTCGCACGTGGCCACCTCGCGGATCGACGCCTTCGCCATGGTCGACCGGATGGGGGACCGGCTGGCCCACGTGCACCTGGCCGACGGCACCGGCTCCGGCAAGGACGAGCACCTGATCCCCGGGCGCGGCAAGCAGCCCTGCGCGGAGCTGCTGGAGCGGCTGGCCCGCACCGGTTTCGACGGGCATGTGGTGCTGGAGGTCAACACCCGGCGCTCGGGTTCGCCCGCCGAGCGGGAGGCGGATCTGGCCGAGGCGCTGGCCTTCACCCGGCTGCATCTGGCCACCGGCTCGCGCGTACCCTGA
- a CDS encoding class I SAM-dependent methyltransferase, with translation MTVDQHQAHASSFGSVAAEYDRARPSYPGELFDAIEELTGRPLKGADVLDVGAGTGIATRLLHGRGARVIAVEPSPGMAAQLHRVTPEIPLIKGDGNDLPCHDATADLVSYFQAFHWTDPHRSVPEALRVLRPGGALALVWNLKDRSVPWLGEQEARLAAALPNFHYYGDMNVITGELDAHLADVRTRELRWERRIAVEDVITDLRSKSYFAVLDEAVKAPVLAAERAALLADFPDGQVVEEYRVELTLGIKPL, from the coding sequence ATGACCGTCGATCAGCACCAGGCGCACGCGTCCAGTTTCGGCTCGGTGGCCGCTGAGTACGACCGGGCCAGGCCCTCCTACCCCGGTGAACTGTTCGACGCGATCGAGGAGTTGACCGGCCGCCCGCTGAAGGGCGCGGATGTCCTGGACGTCGGCGCCGGCACCGGCATCGCCACCCGGCTGCTGCACGGGCGCGGCGCCCGGGTGATCGCGGTGGAGCCGAGCCCCGGGATGGCGGCCCAACTGCACCGGGTCACGCCGGAGATCCCGCTGATCAAGGGCGACGGCAACGACCTGCCGTGCCACGACGCCACCGCCGACCTGGTCAGCTACTTCCAGGCCTTCCACTGGACCGACCCGCACCGCTCGGTGCCCGAGGCGCTGCGGGTGCTGCGTCCGGGCGGCGCGCTGGCGCTGGTCTGGAACCTCAAGGACCGCTCGGTGCCGTGGCTGGGCGAGCAGGAGGCGCGCCTGGCCGCCGCGCTGCCGAACTTCCACTACTACGGCGACATGAACGTGATCACCGGCGAGCTGGACGCCCACCTCGCCGACGTGCGCACCCGCGAGCTGCGCTGGGAGCGCCGGATCGCCGTCGAGGACGTGATCACCGACCTGCGCTCCAAGTCCTACTTCGCGGTGCTGGACGAGGCGGTCAAGGCTCCGGTGCTGGCCGCCGAGCGGGCGGCGCTGCTGGCCGACTTCCCGGACGGCCAGGTCGTCGAGGAGTACCGGGTGGAGCTGACGCTGGGGATCAAGCCGCTCTGA